From Candidatus Rokuibacteriota bacterium:
GAGCGATGATCCGCGAGCGCGCGCCCCACGTGGCGCTCACGCTCTCGTCGGAGATCCTGCCCGAGATGCGCGAGTTCGAGCGCACGAGCACCGCCGTCACCAACGCCTACGTGATGCCCGTGATGGGCCGCTATCTCGCCTCGCTCGAGGGCGAGCTGCGCAAGCTGGAGGCCAACGCGCCACTGCTCATCATGCAGTCAAACGGCGGCGTCATGACGGCCGAGGGCGGCCGCCAGCGCCCCGTGCACGTCATCGAGTCGGGGCCCGCCGCCGGCGTCATCGCCACCGCCGCGCTCGCCCGCGCGATCGGCGAGCCCAACGCGCTCAGCATCGACATGGGCGGCACGACCGCGAAGGCCTCCATCATCGAGGGGTACGAGATCAAGCGCACCGGCGAATTCGAGATCGGCGGCTCGATGTCGCAGGGCAGCCGGCTCAACAAGGGCGGGGGCTTCCTGCTGCGCGTGCCCGCCATCGACATCGCCGAGGTCGGCGCGGGCGGCGGCAGCATCGTGAGCGTCGACGGCGCGGGGGCGCTCCACGTCGGCCCGCGGAGCGCCGGCGCCGTGCCCGGGCCCGTCTGCTATGACCAGGGCGGTACGGAGGTCACGCTCACCGACGCCAACGTCACGCTCGGCTACCTGCACCCCGAGCGCCTGCCGAGCGGCCTCCGCCTCGCCGCCGAGAAAGCGCGCCGCGCTCTCGCCGCGCAAATCGCGACGCCCCTCGGGATCGATCTGGCCGACGCCGCCCACGGCGTCTACCTGCTCGGGTGCGCGGGTATGGCGCGCGCGGTGCGCGCCGTCACCATCGAGCGCGGGCGGGACCCGCGCGAGTTCACGCTGGTGGCGTTCGGCGGCAACGGCCCGCTCTTCGCCGCCGAGATGGCCCGCTCGCTCGAGATCGGCACGATCTTGATCCCACCCGCGCCCGGCGTCTTCAGCGCCCTCGGCCTCCTCGAGGCCGAGCTGGAACATCACCTGGTCAAGACGTTCCTCCGGCCGCTCTTCGGCACGAAGCCGTCCGAGATCGGCGCCGCGGTGGCGGAGCTGGAGCGCGAGGCCGAGGCGCTCCTGCGCGGCGAAGGGAGCCGCGCGCAGGTGGAGATCGAGCGGGCCGTCGACCTCAAGTACCAGGGACAATCCTTCGAGCTGACGGTGCCGCTGCCGCCGTCCTGGACCGACGAGGCCCTGCGCCAACTGGCCGCCAGCTTCGGGCTCGAGCACGAGCGGACCTATGGCCACAAGGCGGAAGGCGATCCCATCCAGATGGTGAACCTGAGGCTCACCGCGCGCGTGCTGCGCCCGGCCGACCGCGCCGCGATCCGGCTTGAAGAGGATCGCACGGTCCGCGGCGGCGACCGTCGCGCCTACTTCGGACCCGCCCATGGCGAGATCGCGACGCCAGTCATCACACGGGCTGCGCTCGACGCGACGCCCCAACCTGGGCCGCTCCTCATCGATGAGTACGACGCCACCACGCTGGTCCCGCCGGGCTGCGCCGCCCGCCTGGACGCTCACGGCAACATCGTCATCACCACCGGAGGCACGCGATGAGCGCCCGCGATCTCAGCGATCCGATTCTCCTCGAGCTGGTGAAGAACGGCCTGGATGCAATCGTGGACGAGATGGCCATCGCGCTCGTGCGCACCGCCTACTCGAACAATCTCAAGAACGCGATGGACATGTCGTGCGCCCTCTGCGACGCTGACGGCCGCCTGATCGCCCAAGGCCTCACGCTGCCGCTGCACTTGGGCTCCATCCCCGACGCGATGGCCCAGGTGCGCCGCAAGTTCGGCGGGAGCCTCGAGCCCGGCGACGTGTTCATCCTGAACGATCCGTACGAGGGCGGGACTCACCTCCCCGACTTTTATATCTTCAAGCCCATCTTCGTGGATGTGCGCCTCGTCGGCTGGTCCACGAGCATCGGGCATCAGCTCGACGTGGGCGGCAAGACGCCCGGGGGCAACGGCTGCGACGCCACGGAGATCTTCCAGGAGGGCCTGCGTATCCCGCCGCTCCGACTCTACGCGGCGGGCAAGCCGGTGGATGCGGTGTTCGAGCTGATCGACCGCAACGTGCGCGTGCCACGCCAGGTGCTCGGCGACGTGCGCTCGCAGGTGGCCGCCTGTCTCACGGGTGAGCGCGGCTACCTGAAGCTGGCCGAGCAGTACGGCGCCGAACGCTTCGCGGCGTGTACGACGGCGCTGCTCGAGCAGGCCGAGCGGCTGGCGCGCAACGCCATCACCGCCATGCCCGACGGCCGCTACACGTTCACCGACTGGATGGACGACGACGGCATCGATCCCGACCCGATTCCGATCACCGTGGCCATCACCATCGCCGGCGACCGCCTCATCGCCGACTTCACGGGCTCGGCGTCGCAGGTGAAGGGCGCCATCAACTCGCCGCTGCCGTTCACCAAGTCCGCCGTCTATGCGTGCGTGCGCCATCTGGTCGGCGGCTCCCCGCCGAACAACGAGGGCTACTTCCGCCCGATCGAGGTGATCGCGCCGCCGGGCACCGTCGTCAACCCCGTCATGCCCGCCGCCGTCGCCGCCCGCGGCCTCACCGGCTTCCGCATGGCCAACGCGGTGTTCGGTGCCCTCGCCCAGATCGCGCCCGATCGGGTCTTCGCGTGCGAAGTGGGCGGCGACACGGGCGTGAGCTTCGGCGGCTACGACGCCGAACGCCGGCCCTTCGTCTTCCTCGAGTTCCTTTTTGGCTCCTGGGGGGGCCGCCCGACCAAGGACGGCGTCGACGCATGCAGCAGCTCCGTCGTGAACTTCTCCAACAATCCAGTCGAGATCATCGAGTCCGAGTACCCCCTCATGATCGAGCGTTACGGGTACCTGCCCGACACGGGCGGCCCCGGCAAGTTCCGCGGCGGCCTCGCCCTGGAGCGCCAGTACCGCTTCCTGGAAGCGGAAGGCACGCTCCAGCTCCGCACCGACCGCCGCCATCACCTGCCCTACGGTTTGGCCGGCGGGCGCTCGGGCACGCCGTCGCGCAACGTCCTGAACCCCGGCACGGACAGCCGCGAGCTGCCGGCCAAGTGCACGCTAACCGTGCGGCATGGCGATGTCTACCGCCACGAGCTAGCCGGCGCCGGTGGCTGGGGCGATCCGTTCGACCGCGATCCCGAGCATGTGCTACGGGACGTGATGGAGGAGAAGATCAGCGTCGCGTACGCGCGGCGGGAGTACGGCGTGGTAATCGACGAGCGCACGTGGAAGGTCGTGCCGGAGGAGACGGTGCGGCTTCGCGCGGCGGCGCGCACCCCGCGCTGAAGCTCCGAGGTGGTGGCGACTATCGCTTCGCGGGATCGGCACAGACGAGCGCGCAGAGCGCCTCGTGCTGTTCCGCTTCGAGCGCCGCGTCCCGGGGGATAGCGTTTCGGGACTTTAACGAACGCCGCCAGGCAGTTCAAGAACCACTTGATTCTTGAACGGGCCAACGCTGTTCATGTCCGGTCGTTGCGCGGGCCCTGGAGCTGCCGGAGGAGCTTGTCGATGTCGCACTGCCGCGTACCGATCAGACCCAGCGACACGACCTCGGCTCCACGGTCCTCCGGCGCGTAGGCGACGGCGATAGACTCCTTGTGGACGTCGAGACCCACGTACAGGGTTCTGCTAGACTCTTCCATGGCTGACCTCCAAGCTCGCAATTGTGCCAAGAGCACGTGGCGGCTCTGGCCTCACAAGGCTAACCCGTGTTGAGCTGAAGGTCAGCCTCTCTCCGCGGAAGCCATAATGTCTATGTTATCTACGCTCAGCGCGCCAGCCATTTGCTGGTGGACAACCGCAGGCCAGCCCAGGCGCGGCGCGCCGTGATCGAGGTGAGAGCGATGCGGTTGGCCGCCGCGCTGAGCAGGGAAAAGCTGGAGTTGGACGAGGGTCGGGCCGTAGTCGACCTGGAGGCCGGCGGGTGGCGGTTGCTCGAATTTGATATTCCACTTGTGAAATAACCCAAAAGAGAGGAGCGCGAGATGGGGAAACTCACAGGAAAGGTGGCGCTGGTGACCGGGGCGAGCCGGGGGATCGGCAAGGGTATCGCCAGGGGGATGGCCAGCGAAGGGGCCGCGGTGGTGATATCGGCCAGGGGGAGCGGGCCGCTGAGGCAGGTGGCCGCGGAACTAGAGAAAGAGGGTGCCCAGGTGCTGGCCGTGCCCACGGACGTGGGCGACGAGGCGCAGGTAGTGGCGCTGTTCCAGCAGGCCAAGGCGCGGTTTGGCCGGTTGGACGTCCTGGTCAATAATGCCGGGGCCTTTGACGGAGGACCTGTAGAGAGCCTCACCCTCGAAGCCTGGAACCGGGTCATCCTCGCCTGCTTGACCGGTGCCTTTCTGTGCACCCGCGAGGCGTTCAAGATCATGAAGCCCCGGGGCGCGGGGCGGATCATCAACATCGGCAGCATCTCGGCGCAGAAACCGCGGATGCATTCGGCCCCTTACACCGCGGCCAAGCACGGGATCTGGGGGCTGACGCAGGCCACGGCGCTGGAGGGCCGCGAGTACGGGATTGTAGTGAGCTGCCTGCACCCTGGCAATGTGATGGTGGAGCGGCGCCAGCAGGAGAATCTCGGCGGGATGCGGGAGGACAAGGCCGAGCCGATGATGAGCGTGGAAGAGCTGGCGGATGTGGCGGTGTACATGGCCTGTCTGCCTGGGCATGTCAATTTTCTGGAAGCGATTGTCCTGCCCAACACCCAGCTCTATGTAGGGAGGGGCTGAGGCGCGCTCCGCTGTGCTCAGTGACAATTACACTTGAGCATCCCAACGGGCGCGGCGCCGCGTCGTATCTGGCTGATAGTCCTAGGGTTAGGAGGGACCAGGGTACAAAGAGCTGGTCGAGCTGGTGCGGGAGCACATCGGGCCCGTCGCCGCCTTCAAGCTGGCGATGGTGGTCAAGCGCCTGCCGAAGACCCGCTCGGGCAAGATCCTGCGCGGGACCATGAAGAGGATCGCGGACGGGACGGAGTACGAGATGCCCGCCACCATCGACGACCCCGTCATCTTGGACGAGATCGCCGCGTGCCTGAAGAACGCCGGCTACCCGGGCAAGAGTGCCAGTGGGTAGGGACGGGGACGAGATGCCCTCGGGCCCGAGCGCCGCGCCTTGGCGCGACGCGTCTCGGGGGCTTGACAGGAGGGCGGCCGCGGCGTTCTCATAGACACGACGGAGGCTGAGGCGCCCGTCTCCGTCTTGCCGTCAACCCAACCTGGAGGTGCTATGGAGACGACTCCACCCGGCTCGTTAGGCGTGCCATCGGGTATGGTTCTCTCCTGATGGCGCGCGTCGGATTCAGAGTAGCGGCACACTGAGAGCCCGGCTTATCCGCCGGGCCATGCCCGGGTCCGAGGACCCGGCGCCTTGATTGACGAGGCCCGGACGGCGGCCACCGGAACCGCCTCCGGGCTTTCTTCTGTCTAGCCCTGTGAGGCCTCGGCCTTCGTGCCATGTGGACGTTGAGCGCGCGGCCGAGGGCGCCGTACCTGCGCAGATAGATCTTTTTCAGCAGCCTGGAGCGGCACGCCGTCGCGGTACGAGACCCAGTGGCCGAGCGTGGCCGTCACCCGCGTGCCCGGTGTGATGATGCGCGTGAGGTTGAGCGGATCGAAGGCGGACACCCGCAGGCCTGCCCGCTCGGAGCCTCGCGCCGGATCGACCGGACAGCCTCGAGCGCTTCGGGCGCGGCGAACTGCTCGCCGACAAAGCTGCCCACGAGGCGCCCGCCCCGCAGCTCGCCACGCATCTCGAGCCGCCGGTAGACGCGCAGGAAATCCCGCCAAGGCAAGAGCCCAAGGCAAGAGCTTGAGCCTCAGCCGGCCATGACTGAGAACGGGTGTTATGTTATCTGCGCGCAGGCCAGCCAGAATCTGTTGTGCCTGGCTGTGTCCAGGCGGTTGATGCCTTGCCTTGGCCGTGCCTGCCAGGGCCACGATTGCCGATACGGGATAGTCCACTCAGTTCGAAAGCCCAAGGCTCGCCAGCCAGCCCGCACCAGGGCGTGGCAGTCCCCTGGGTACGGAGTCAGGGCAGTGGTGCGCTTTGACACGGCCGTCCAACCCGCCTAGACTCCCGCCGAGTACTCCCCGGTGACCAGCAGGTTCTTCGGGAGGACCGCAATGAAGCTCCGGTCGGCCGGGCTCGTTCGTCGTGCTATACAGAACTACGCAGCCGGATGTCGCAGTTCAAGAGAGATAGAGTTCGCCGCATTAAATGAAGAAGAGATTTCGGGATCTGGCTGACACGTTGCATGGCAAATGCGAGGCGCTCCTTGCGATGCGTCCTGTCGCCGCCCGTGATATTCCAAGAGACACGCCGGTTGGCGGTGTGTATCTCTTCACGGAAGGCTCAACGCATCTCTACGCGGGTCGCACCAAGAGGCCGATCGCTGTCCGGATTCGGAACCACTTCAGCACGGCACCCGACTGTCCGTTTGCCTGGCTGCTTGCCCGCGAAGCCACGGGCAAGAAGGCCACGTATAAACCAGACGGATCGCGCAAGGCGCTGTTGGCCGACCCTGCTTTCAAGGCCGAGTATGAACGCGCGAAGAATCGGGTTCGGGAGATGAGCGTAAGATACCTCCACGAACCTGACCCAACCAGCCAAGCGCTCTTGGAGATCTACGTGGCCGTGACAACTGGGGTGCGATAGAACGATTTCGACACCCATTGAGACTGCGCATGCTATCCGGCGTGATAGACGTACTTGGACCGCCCGGCGCCGAACTTCACGCTGCACCGGACCTGCGGGCTCGCGCTGCTCGCCCTCCGGCCAGTGAGGGTGGGCGTTAGATGGCTTGCGGCGAGAGAGACAGATGACCACACTCGATCCACGAGCTACGGCTGTTCTCGTCATTGACGTGCAGGTCGGCGTGTTTGAGACTGATCCCCCACCGCTAGATAGCGCGGGTGTGCTGGCGCGTATCAACCAAGTTACCGCGTCAGCGCGCGCAGCGGGCGCTCCAGTTGTCTTCCTGCAGCATGACGGCGACCCCAAGGAGCAGTGGCTAACGCCGTTTACCGAGGCGTGGAGGCTGCACCCGGCCCTTCAGATCGAGAGTGAGGACTGCGTCATCCGGAAGACCGCGTGCGATGGATTCTACCGGACGGACTTGGATGACTATCTACGCGGCAAAGGGATCAAGGCGGTCGTCATGGTCGGCTATGCGACCGACTTCTGTGTTGACACGACGGTCCGCAGTGCGGCGAGTAGAGAGTTCAAGGTCATCGTTGTGTCGGACGCGCACACCACGAAGGACCGGCCCGTGCTGACGGCGGAGCAGATCAGAGCGCACCACCAATGGATGTGGTCGAGCCTTATTTGTCCGGAGGGCGTGGCGCTCATGTCCGCCGCCGAAGTCGGACGCAGTCTCATGGCAGAATGGTGATCACGGCCATCTAATGAGCGTTAGAAGGACAGGAGCGGAGGAGGTATTCATGGGCCGATCGTACGCCACGGAAAACGACGCTGAGCGGGCCCGACTAAAGGTCTTCGTAGCCGGACTGAGCGATGCCACGATCGCTTGCTCCATCGGCCATGGGTGGACGGTTGGCGTTGGTCTGGCACACTTGGCTTTCTGGGACAGGCTCTGGCTCACCAAGTTCGAGGAGTGGGAGCGGACGGGGGTGGTGAGGATACCGCCCGTGGAGAACTTCGTTAACGGAATCAACGATGGCATGCTGCCGTGGTGGCAGGCTATTGCGCCAGCCCAGATCAGGTACGAGGTGATCGCGGCTGCCGAGACGGCGGACAGCAAGGCTGAGAGCCTGCCTGAGGCATTGGTCGAGGCAATCCTCGCCGCGCGTCCGCGGACTCTTGTTCGTGCAACCCATCGCCGTCAGCACCTGGATGAAATCGAGCGCGCCCTTGCCGACTGATGGCGGGCCCGCAGCCGTTCGATTGAAGAAAGAGGACGACAGATGCCAGGAGCCAACATCATCGTCGCAACCCTATCAGACGAACATCTTGATTCGCTGCATCCTTTAGTGGACGAGTTCGCTTCAACCCACCGGTCTCTGCGATTCAAGGATGCCTACTGGACGTCATTCCGAGACGGGCTCGTGAAGAAGAGGAGCGATCAGGAGACCCGGGCCCTAACGGCCGAAGTTGACGGCGAGCTGTCCGGATTTGCGCTCGCCACCATACAGGAAAACGGTCCGCTGGTGATGCCAGAGAGAATCGGCTATGTGAGTCTCATCGTCGTTGCCCCGAAGTCGCGGCGTACGGGTGTCGGCGACGCCCTCTGGAACGGCATGCGGGATTGGTTCTTGTCGAGGGGTATACGAGACGTGGAGCTTTACACGGAGGTGGGGAACGACCTCTC
This genomic window contains:
- a CDS encoding maleylpyruvate isomerase N-terminal domain-containing protein, which produces MGRSYATENDAERARLKVFVAGLSDATIACSIGHGWTVGVGLAHLAFWDRLWLTKFEEWERTGVVRIPPVENFVNGINDGMLPWWQAIAPAQIRYEVIAAAETADSKAESLPEALVEAILAARPRTLVRATHRRQHLDEIERALAD
- a CDS encoding GNAT family N-acetyltransferase, with translation MPGANIIVATLSDEHLDSLHPLVDEFASTHRSLRFKDAYWTSFRDGLVKKRSDQETRALTAEVDGELSGFALATIQENGPLVMPERIGYVSLIVVAPKSRRTGVGDALWNGMRDWFLSRGIRDVELYTEVGNDLSNAFWERRGFTAFLVRRRRSLMTGP
- a CDS encoding cysteine hydrolase family protein, whose translation is MTTLDPRATAVLVIDVQVGVFETDPPPLDSAGVLARINQVTASARAAGAPVVFLQHDGDPKEQWLTPFTEAWRLHPALQIESEDCVIRKTACDGFYRTDLDDYLRGKGIKAVVMVGYATDFCVDTTVRSAASREFKVIVVSDAHTTKDRPVLTAEQIRAHHQWMWSSLICPEGVALMSAAEVGRSLMAEW
- a CDS encoding hydantoinase B/oxoprolinase family protein, with protein sequence MSARDLSDPILLELVKNGLDAIVDEMAIALVRTAYSNNLKNAMDMSCALCDADGRLIAQGLTLPLHLGSIPDAMAQVRRKFGGSLEPGDVFILNDPYEGGTHLPDFYIFKPIFVDVRLVGWSTSIGHQLDVGGKTPGGNGCDATEIFQEGLRIPPLRLYAAGKPVDAVFELIDRNVRVPRQVLGDVRSQVAACLTGERGYLKLAEQYGAERFAACTTALLEQAERLARNAITAMPDGRYTFTDWMDDDGIDPDPIPITVAITIAGDRLIADFTGSASQVKGAINSPLPFTKSAVYACVRHLVGGSPPNNEGYFRPIEVIAPPGTVVNPVMPAAVAARGLTGFRMANAVFGALAQIAPDRVFACEVGGDTGVSFGGYDAERRPFVFLEFLFGSWGGRPTKDGVDACSSSVVNFSNNPVEIIESEYPLMIERYGYLPDTGGPGKFRGGLALERQYRFLEAEGTLQLRTDRRHHLPYGLAGGRSGTPSRNVLNPGTDSRELPAKCTLTVRHGDVYRHELAGAGGWGDPFDRDPEHVLRDVMEEKISVAYARREYGVVIDERTWKVVPEETVRLRAAARTPR
- a CDS encoding SDR family oxidoreductase, translating into MALVTGASRGIGKGIARGMASEGAAVVISARGSGPLRQVAAELEKEGAQVLAVPTDVGDEAQVVALFQQAKARFGRLDVLVNNAGAFDGGPVESLTLEAWNRVILACLTGAFLCTREAFKIMKPRGAGRIINIGSISAQKPRMHSAPYTAAKHGIWGLTQATALEGREYGIVVSCLHPGNVMVERRQQENLGGMREDKAEPMMSVEELADVAVYMACLPGHVNFLEAIVLPNTQLYVGRG
- a CDS encoding hydantoinase/oxoprolinase family protein; the protein is MSYRLGVDVGGTFTDLVLVSPSGVARTCKVLSTTPNYAEAIITGVRQLTALAGIPARDIGEIIHGTTVATNAILERRGARAGLLTTEGFRDLLEIGRLRLSRLYDLDFERPAPLVPRRWRREIRERMNHRGEVVTPLDREGAAAAIDRLLAEGVESIAVCFLHAYANPTHETQVGAMIRERAPHVALTLSSEILPEMREFERTSTAVTNAYVMPVMGRYLASLEGELRKLEANAPLLIMQSNGGVMTAEGGRQRPVHVIESGPAAGVIATAALARAIGEPNALSIDMGGTTAKASIIEGYEIKRTGEFEIGGSMSQGSRLNKGGGFLLRVPAIDIAEVGAGGGSIVSVDGAGALHVGPRSAGAVPGPVCYDQGGTEVTLTDANVTLGYLHPERLPSGLRLAAEKARRALAAQIATPLGIDLADAAHGVYLLGCAGMARAVRAVTIERGRDPREFTLVAFGGNGPLFAAEMARSLEIGTILIPPAPGVFSALGLLEAELEHHLVKTFLRPLFGTKPSEIGAAVAELEREAEALLRGEGSRAQVEIERAVDLKYQGQSFELTVPLPPSWTDEALRQLAASFGLEHERTYGHKAEGDPIQMVNLRLTARVLRPADRAAIRLEEDRTVRGGDRRAYFGPAHGEIATPVITRAALDATPQPGPLLIDEYDATTLVPPGCAARLDAHGNIVITTGGTR